The following are encoded in a window of Lacinutrix sp. WUR7 genomic DNA:
- a CDS encoding phage holin family protein, translating into MNLILRLLLNAIAVFALANILSGVQVDGYQTAIIVAIVLSLLNLIVKPILVILTLPITIITLGLFMFVINACIILLADNFIDGFTVSSFWTAMLFSVLLSILQSILQSFLKQD; encoded by the coding sequence ATGAACTTAATTTTAAGACTTCTATTAAATGCTATAGCCGTATTCGCTTTAGCTAATATTTTAAGTGGTGTACAAGTAGATGGTTATCAAACGGCAATTATTGTAGCCATTGTACTTTCTCTTTTAAACCTTATAGTAAAACCTATTTTAGTAATTCTAACCTTGCCAATAACCATTATAACACTAGGCTTATTTATGTTTGTTATTAATGCTTGCATTATACTTTTAGCAGATAATTTTATAGATGGCTTTACGGTTAGTAGCTTCTGGACAGCAATGCTTTTTAGTGTGCTATTAAGCATCTTACAATCTATCTTACAATCTTTTTTGAAACAAGATTAA
- a CDS encoding pyridoxine 5'-phosphate synthase, producing the protein MTKLSVNINKIATLRNSRGGDLPNVVQFAKDVQRFGAEGVTIHPRPDERHIRYQDAYDLKPEVYTEYNIEGNPIPKFIDMVLAIKPTQVTLVPDSVDAITSNAGWDTIKHKGFLVEVIKEFQANGIRTSIFVDPDLNQMEGAKATGTDRIELYTEAFAHQYSLGNHDAIKPYTACAELCNTLGLGINAGHDLSLDNLKFFKENIPGLLEVSIGHALISESLYLGVENVIQMYLQRLK; encoded by the coding sequence ATGACAAAACTAAGTGTAAATATTAATAAGATAGCAACTTTACGAAATTCTCGAGGTGGAGATTTGCCAAATGTAGTACAGTTTGCAAAAGATGTTCAGCGTTTTGGAGCAGAAGGTGTAACGATTCATCCAAGACCAGATGAAAGACATATTCGCTATCAAGATGCTTATGATCTAAAACCAGAAGTATACACAGAATACAATATAGAAGGAAATCCAATTCCGAAATTTATAGATATGGTTTTAGCCATAAAACCAACCCAAGTTACTTTGGTTCCAGATAGTGTAGATGCCATTACTAGTAACGCTGGTTGGGACACTATTAAGCATAAAGGTTTTTTAGTGGAAGTCATTAAAGAGTTTCAAGCTAACGGAATACGAACCTCCATTTTTGTGGATCCAGATTTAAATCAAATGGAAGGCGCAAAAGCTACAGGAACAGATAGAATTGAGTTGTACACCGAAGCATTTGCACACCAATACAGTTTAGGTAATCACGACGCTATTAAGCCATATACCGCATGTGCAGAATTATGTAATACATTAGGTTTAGGAATAAACGCAGGACACGATTTGTCTTTAGATAATTTGAAGTTTTTTAAAGAAAATATTCCTGGCCTATTAGAAGTCTCTATTGGTCATGCATTAATTTCTGAAAGCCTTTATCTTGGTGTAGAAAATGTAATACAAATGTATTTACAACGACTGAAGTAG
- a CDS encoding NAD kinase, which translates to MKIAIYSQYYSEKTVDAFQILLRVLLKEEVEICIEKEFLNHIKSSIKNAFITTFTELNRSFDLLISIGGDGTILRAITYVKDLDIPIVGINTGRLGFLATIQTDDIEDAFKNILNKNYKISERSLLSIETFPENKDIKDINFALNEIAVSRKNTTSMITVDTKLNGEYLTSYWSDGLIVSTPTGSTGYSLSCGGPVITPDTNSFVLTPIAPHNLSARPLVIPDSTEIELKVDGREDQHLVSLDSRIATLNNNTIIKIKKADFTVKMLELIEESFLDTLRKKLLWGEDKRN; encoded by the coding sequence ATGAAGATAGCTATTTATAGTCAGTACTATTCTGAAAAAACCGTGGATGCCTTTCAAATTTTACTTCGCGTACTTTTAAAGGAAGAAGTCGAAATATGCATAGAAAAAGAGTTTTTAAATCATATAAAATCTTCAATAAAAAACGCATTTATTACCACTTTCACAGAATTAAATAGAAGTTTTGATTTATTAATAAGCATTGGTGGAGACGGCACCATTTTACGAGCAATAACCTATGTAAAAGATTTAGACATTCCAATTGTTGGAATAAACACTGGACGTTTAGGTTTTTTAGCAACGATACAAACAGACGATATCGAGGACGCTTTTAAAAATATTTTAAATAAAAATTATAAAATATCAGAACGCAGTTTATTAAGTATTGAAACATTTCCTGAGAATAAGGATATTAAAGATATAAACTTTGCCTTAAATGAAATTGCAGTAAGTAGAAAAAACACCACTTCTATGATTACTGTAGACACCAAATTGAATGGTGAGTATTTAACGTCGTACTGGAGTGATGGCTTGATAGTATCTACGCCAACGGGATCTACAGGATATTCGCTAAGTTGCGGCGGACCAGTAATAACGCCAGACACCAATAGTTTTGTACTAACACCAATTGCACCTCATAATCTAAGCGCAAGACCATTAGTAATACCAGACTCTACAGAAATAGAATTAAAAGTAGATGGTAGAGAAGACCAGCATTTAGTTTCTTTAGATTCTAGAATAGCCACACTAAATAATAACACCATAATAAAGATTAAAAAAGCAGATTTTACAGTAAAAATGCTAGAATTAATAGAAGAAAGCTTCTTAGACACACTCAGAAAAAAACTACTTTGGGGTGAGGATAAACGGAATTAA
- a CDS encoding acetoin utilization protein acuB → MNLSNYLINDIKPLTLTDSVRDLQVLFNQLTYSHIPIKSKEGVYLGCISETDVHCFEATKLVSEITYSVEGFFVREDTNWLDTLEAFAQNSTNIMPVLNKNNIYLGYYELKDVIGLFNETPFFSEAGGILIVEKGLNDYSFSEISQIVESNDGKLLGAFISKMENDVVQITLKVGNTGLNDIMQTFRRYSYNVVSGHEEDSYLESLKERSDYLNKYLNI, encoded by the coding sequence ATGAATCTTTCTAATTATTTAATAAACGACATTAAACCACTTACACTAACAGATAGTGTTCGTGACTTACAAGTACTGTTTAACCAACTTACCTATTCCCATATTCCTATAAAAAGTAAGGAAGGTGTCTATTTAGGTTGTATTTCTGAAACAGACGTACATTGTTTTGAGGCTACAAAACTAGTAAGTGAAATCACGTATTCTGTGGAAGGTTTTTTTGTTAGAGAAGATACAAACTGGTTAGACACATTAGAAGCTTTTGCGCAGAATTCGACGAACATTATGCCTGTTTTAAATAAAAACAATATTTACTTAGGGTATTATGAACTTAAAGATGTTATCGGTTTATTTAATGAAACTCCTTTTTTCTCTGAAGCTGGAGGTATTTTAATAGTAGAGAAAGGCTTAAATGACTATTCCTTTAGCGAAATAAGCCAAATTGTAGAATCTAATGACGGAAAATTATTAGGTGCTTTTATTTCTAAAATGGAAAACGATGTGGTACAAATAACTTTAAAAGTAGGAAACACAGGATTGAATGACATTATGCAAACTTTTAGACGTTATAGCTATAATGTAGTTTCTGGCCATGAAGAAGACAGTTATCTTGAAAGTTTAAAAGAACGATCGGACTATCTTAACAAATATCTAAATATATAA
- a CDS encoding alpha/beta fold hydrolase yields the protein MGDKEILHSNIIGEGRPFVILHGFLGMSDNWKTLGNQFSEAGFQVHLVDQRNHGRSFHSDLFNYEVLVEDLKNYCEAHHLEDIVLLGHSMGGKTAMLFATEYPELVSKLIIADISPRFYPVHHDAILEGLSNLNFEELKTRGAADKVLSNYVSDFGTRQFLLKNLYWIEKGKLALRINLDVLKENVSEVGEALPMHAKFDKDTLFLRGDKSEYISLQDEAIITRHFPLAKIITIANAGHWLHAENPEDFYQAVIDFVN from the coding sequence GTGGGAGATAAAGAAATATTACATTCAAATATAATAGGTGAAGGAAGACCATTTGTAATTCTTCATGGTTTTTTAGGTATGAGCGATAACTGGAAAACCCTTGGTAATCAGTTTAGCGAAGCTGGTTTTCAAGTACATCTTGTAGATCAACGTAATCATGGAAGAAGTTTTCATAGTGATCTTTTTAATTATGAAGTTTTAGTAGAAGACTTAAAAAACTATTGTGAAGCACATCATTTAGAAGATATTGTATTACTTGGTCATTCTATGGGAGGGAAAACAGCGATGTTGTTTGCTACAGAATATCCAGAATTAGTTTCTAAATTAATAATCGCAGATATTTCACCAAGATTTTATCCAGTACATCACGATGCTATTTTAGAAGGATTAAGTAATTTGAATTTTGAAGAATTAAAAACAAGAGGAGCTGCAGATAAAGTGTTATCTAATTATGTTTCCGATTTTGGTACAAGGCAGTTTTTACTTAAAAATCTATATTGGATAGAAAAAGGAAAACTAGCACTCCGTATAAATTTAGATGTTTTAAAAGAAAATGTAAGTGAAGTAGGCGAAGCATTACCAATGCATGCAAAATTTGATAAAGACACTTTGTTTCTTCGTGGAGACAAAAGTGAATACATTTCGCTACAAGACGAAGCGATAATTACTAGACATTTTCCTTTAGCAAAAATTATAACTATTGCAAATGCAGGACATTGGTTGCATGCAGAAAATCCCGAAGATTTTTATCAAGCTGTTATAGATTTTGTAAATTAG